accaaattaggttgctcatTTTGTGACTTAACTGAACCCCTCCTCTTCGttgtgtaaaaatatcaatgaattaaaaaaaaatctgttaaCAAGTGATCCGATTAATTAATACgttaattcaaaatttattatttttttatcatttcgtGTCGAGTCGTTAAAAATTGCTTGGTCTCGGTATCATAGCCAACAGATACAAAAGAGAGCGAATATTCGCAGCTCTTTCTTCTCACTTCTGAAAAATATCTACAAAATTATTAACCGAAAaaccagaaaaaaagaaaaagcaaaaaattgaaaaaccgcCATGGCAAAATCTCTCTTCGTCTgcatctctctcctcctcctcctccgcctcaCCTCCCAAACCACTGACCCGAGCACCCCGAACCGAAACTCAATTTCAAGCCCATCTCCGGCCCACACCGAGCTCACCAACTACGGCTTCCCAATTGGCCTCCTCCCCACCGCCGTCAAGAACTACACCATCAACCGCACCACCGGCGACTTCATCGTCGACCTCGGCGGCGCGTGCAAGGTAACCCTCCCTCCTGACAACTACCTGGCCACCTACTCGAAGAAAATCACCGGAAAGATCGTCGAGGGCAAAATCGCTGAGATCAACGGCATCAGCGTCCGGGCCGCCACTCCTCTTCTTAGCaggttttaatttaatttaattcattttttttttcagatttttaacTGGTTAATTTGGGAGCAGGGGTTTTGAATTtgtgatttgtatatgcatggaTTGCGATTGGGGTATGTAGCTATCAGCTGGAATGCTTTTTGAATGTGTGGTTGTTGAATTGAAAGCTATTTGTTCAGATTTTGATGACTGGCCCATGAATTTTGAGTTCTGCTTTAATCTCTATAAACTAAAGGAATCGAATTTATGCTAATATTTACGGACGCGCTGTGAATGTGATATTCTCTTTAGCTTGAATAGTTGCtgaaccaatcccaaaactcGATTGTTCTTAAGAATTCTGAAAGGGGAATACTTGTTAAATGTATCTCTTTCGTGACAACGTGTTGACGTTTTAACCACTGAATCTTTAAAGAATGTCCCAACATTTTGCATTGAGGTGACCCAAAATTCTCAAATTCTAAAGCTAATTCGCAACGTTGCTCGATTGTTAATAGTTTTAAGTTGTAGTGTACCATAAGATTAATCTGAGGGCTCATATGAAAAAGGGCCTCACACGTCCTCAAAATGAGGACCTTAGGAGAGCAGTTCTGAATATGAGCTGGGCTCTTATCTAGTTCTGGTGGTTTTGGAATTGTAAAATAATCAAATCATTTGTTATCAGTCTTGTATCTGAATAATGAAATTATGCCAATTATGCATAGGAGAAAATTCCATTTTGTGGGATTTTTAGAATTCGAGCACTATATTGTATGAGTTTCTTAGTGTGCCGTTGAAATAATTTGATATCAAGTCATTAGCTCTCAGTATTTGTCATTTGGGTTTATCTGGCCATtactttttggtatttttggaAAATGCCATGGGATGGCATATATGGTAAATGGAAATATACCTTGGTTTAAGCCTTATGGACCTTACAGTCAAGATGCTTGCGGATTTCATTTCCAACAATGACGATGAATGTAGAAAAATATGTGGCTGCATACTAGATTACTAGGGAATCAGGTTAccttttaatgaaaatacaTTAGCAACAACGATGGCTCACAAGATATATCATTTTCGTTGTGCAAACATGAATGCCAAGTTGTTACTTGTTGGTGCTCTGGTTGGTTACACTTTCGGTGCGGACCAAATCCTTTATACAAAACCTTTGAAGGGTTGTGTGTTTTTGTCATAGCTGTAGGCCCAAGATTCTTGTTGGTATGGAGCTGATTGCGAACTGCGAATTTGCATCTAGGCATGCTAGACTAATTGTTGTTGGAGAACATTTGAACTTTAGAATCTTGGCTTTGTTTGGTTTGGCCTTGTGAATGCAAGTCCGTGTCCGGTTAAGATGCTAATTCTTGAAGACCTTTTGATTGGTGCATATATGAAATACATGCATCAGATCTGTTTAGTTTGCTTTTCCTGAAAGCCATCTTTGTGATGACAGAGATTTTAGGTATCCTTTTGATTCTTTGCTTTTTACCTATTGAGCAGTTAATCACCAATATCTTGGCTCAAATCTTTAAAGTAGTTGACCTCAGAAATGGTGGAACTTTTGCAAATACCGCACTTTTTAACAGTTTCACATTTGTTGTTCGTAAATTGATGTCAAACTTTCTTTTTGTTCGTTATTCCCACTTTGCAGGGTCTCTAGTTGCGATGCCTCTCATATGCGACGACGCCCAGTTGCCGACTCGAAGACCGATGCTACTTAAGCAAATCAAATTAGGTATTAAGACATTTGTTTGATCCGAACAATGAAAGGGGCAATAAGTGATCCTTCTGTCTTGTATGTATACAAGTACTATTATAATATATGCCACGGCCTGCAGTGTTGTTACTTTCTTTCGGTTTGACTAAGAATTGTAAGATGGTTagaaatattaatatatttatcTTTTAACATTGGTTTGACTGTctaattatttgtttattgcCTTATGGCTTTGAGGAATAAGCATGATTAGTATTTTAATAAGATTCTTAGTGCTTGCACATAATCTAATCATCCACCTTGAAAATGATTTAACTGCTGTGATTGCACTTGGGGGTCACAAGTACGAATATTTTCATGTCGTTCCAACGATGGAGACTTAAGGTACCGTTTGAttcgcagacgggacggaacaggacGGAGCAGATGATGTAATTATTGAAAAAGATAgggagaaattttgtcataaaatgttataaatttttgttccacggatgtggaacgggaCGTTCTAGGGggaagaggtggaacgaaaaatcagTCAAGTTTCGCTCCATAGGACAACTCGTTCCACAGTTTTTAGGTGCACCAAACATGGGACGGAACGgctcgttccgttccgtcccgtcccgtcccgtcttacgtaccaaacggtacctaagtGTACTGAATACACACTGGTATCGTGACGTCTGAATAATACAATGTCACATGGGGAGATACTTGCAAAGCATTGTAACCTTCTCTTGAACCTTCTAATTTTACCTTCTCGGCTTCTCTTACTCATCCTGTAATGCTGTTTGATGATTGGAACTTTTTACTTTATAGATAatgatttaaaaattaattctGTGAAAACATCAATCAAATTAGAAATCACCTCAAATTGttaagggcttgtttggtatcttatttgaatatttttataatttcttaagaatttttcttgaaaacaattttctttaagactaaaaaatttgtttggtatgcgatttaaaatttttaaatcttacaaataaaacttaacaAAAAGATCTATAAAAAGGGggtcgagagagagaggagagaggaggaaataaagtaagagatgattggaggaaagagaagaaatgagAAGATCGGAGGAgatagagaagaagatgagtgagagaaagaaccgagagaatgaagagagcggattgaaggagagacgaaaaaggtaaaaaaaacaagagaagggggagagagaaagaataaaagagagatagatttggagtgagaggggaggagggagagaaaagaaatgagtgagtttaagtttaaaaactctaaaaactcattttttgtgtttttagataatagactatattttttagttagtcttgagtttagtttttgaaaataatcttaccaaacaagtttttaaggcctaaaatttaaaaattgtttttgagtttaaaaagttaaattcaagtagagtaccaaacaCGCTttaaaattttactgttttcAAGTAAGAAACATGATTTTTAAATGGCCATTTTGTACGATTGACCAAGAACGCTAGAGTTGCGATTTACTTGTTAC
Above is a window of Malus sylvestris chromosome 15, drMalSylv7.2, whole genome shotgun sequence DNA encoding:
- the LOC126605324 gene encoding uncharacterized protein LOC126605324; protein product: MAKSLFVCISLLLLLRLTSQTTDPSTPNRNSISSPSPAHTELTNYGFPIGLLPTAVKNYTINRTTGDFIVDLGGACKVTLPPDNYLATYSKKITGKIVEGKIAEINGISVRAATPLLSRVSSCDASHMRRRPVADSKTDAT